A single genomic interval of Oceanispirochaeta sp. M1 harbors:
- the cmk gene encoding (d)CMP kinase, with translation MLNKEPFRIAISGRSGCGNSTVSTILSERLELKLVNYTFHNIAEDRAIDFNELCEMAEVDPQWDYFVDENQVKLAMEGSSVLGSRLAIWMLKNADLKVFLTASPETRAGRIYKREGGVFEQRMVETAARDDRDHARYKKLYDINNDDYAFADLVINTDRLNQHQVAGIIEAAARAMAGVSEA, from the coding sequence ATGTTGAATAAAGAACCATTCAGAATAGCCATATCAGGAAGAAGCGGATGCGGTAACTCAACGGTCAGCACCATCCTGTCAGAAAGACTGGAACTTAAACTGGTAAACTATACATTTCATAATATTGCCGAAGACAGGGCAATCGATTTTAACGAACTCTGTGAGATGGCCGAAGTTGATCCCCAATGGGACTATTTTGTAGATGAAAATCAGGTCAAACTAGCCATGGAGGGCTCTTCCGTTCTCGGTTCCCGTCTGGCCATATGGATGCTCAAGAATGCAGACCTGAAGGTCTTTCTTACCGCCAGTCCTGAAACCAGAGCCGGACGTATCTACAAAAGAGAAGGGGGAGTCTTCGAGCAGAGAATGGTCGAGACCGCCGCCCGGGATGACAGGGATCATGCCCGCTATAAAAAACTATACGACATTAATAACGACGACTACGCATTTGCAGACCTGGTGATCAATACAGACCGCCTGAATCAGCATCAGGTAGCCGGTATCATCGAAGCTGCCGCCCGTGCTATGGCCGGAGTCTCTGAAGCCTAG
- a CDS encoding SHOCT domain-containing protein gives MHGNYYNLHDGFFGLSRFGYGGIIMMFAGLILILVIAYFIFKNAGISQKISGEKESPLELLQKRYVNGDISQDEFMEKKEILKQK, from the coding sequence ATGCACGGAAATTACTACAATCTGCATGATGGATTTTTCGGACTGAGTCGCTTTGGATATGGAGGTATCATAATGATGTTTGCCGGTTTAATACTGATACTGGTCATTGCCTATTTTATTTTTAAAAATGCAGGAATCAGTCAAAAGATATCAGGGGAAAAGGAATCCCCCCTTGAGCTTCTTCAGAAGCGTTATGTTAATGGAGATATCTCACAGGATGAGTTTATGGAGAAAAAAGAAATTCTCAAACAGAAATAA